One window from the genome of Pyrobaculum ferrireducens encodes:
- the psmA gene encoding archaeal proteasome endopeptidase complex subunit alpha has protein sequence MFPPAMAGYDRAITIFSPEGKIYQVEYAGEAVKRGWPTVGVKCKSGVVLAAEKRKISALFDSSSLDKIYLIDDHVAASPSGLLADARILIDYARDVALSHRFIYDEPIDVEFLTKAVCNLKQQYTQFGGARPFGVALLIAGIDRHGARLYQTDPSGVYIGYFAAAIGAESGTITEYLEKNYKFDLEMGDCIDLAVKALASAVEISDSANIEVAYATIDEKKVKKLSQDDVATLLAKLGLLKKS, from the coding sequence ATGTTTCCGCCTGCAATGGCCGGCTACGATAGAGCAATAACCATCTTCTCTCCTGAGGGTAAAATCTACCAGGTTGAGTACGCTGGCGAGGCTGTAAAAAGAGGGTGGCCCACCGTGGGGGTTAAGTGTAAATCTGGCGTCGTGCTTGCCGCTGAGAAAAGGAAAATATCGGCACTTTTCGACTCGTCGTCACTTGACAAAATTTATCTAATTGACGACCACGTCGCGGCGTCTCCCTCAGGCCTCCTTGCCGATGCGCGGATACTAATAGACTACGCCCGCGACGTGGCGCTGAGCCACCGGTTTATTTACGACGAGCCTATCGACGTTGAGTTTTTGACAAAGGCTGTGTGTAACCTGAAGCAACAGTACACACAGTTCGGCGGCGCGAGGCCCTTCGGCGTCGCCCTCCTAATCGCCGGCATAGACAGACACGGCGCGAGGCTGTACCAGACAGATCCCTCAGGAGTATACATCGGCTACTTTGCCGCAGCCATAGGCGCTGAGTCGGGCACAATCACCGAGTACCTAGAGAAGAACTACAAATTCGATCTAGAAATGGGCGACTGCATTGATCTGGCCGTGAAGGCGCTGGCGTCTGCCGTAGAGATCTCAGACAGCGCCAACATCGAGGTGGCGTATGCAACTATAGATGAGAAAAAGGTTAAGAAGTTGAGTCAAGACGACGTGGCCACGTTGCTGGCTAAGCTAGGCTTACTTAAGAAGAGTTAA
- a CDS encoding DNA topoisomerase IV subunit A, whose protein sequence is MSSRAEFLKRLEDWGAALTNSILKLQEPVMEIPARTLSNTIWDEKARMLRLGPEKLQRRFLDMKEARRFMQTVLMLRLIVEAIREDVYPTIRDLYYNGKHTIVFKDPLGRTHRENTWDEQAESNAVIEDIEVAANVLREEMGVSADVKGKIVGPIVVRSQGYELDASKFGETALSLPVNVDALEIVKVEATYVLVVEKDAIFQRLVREKFWSQENAILVTAKGMPDRATRRFIRRLNEEYKLPVYVLTDGDPYGWYIYSVYKSGSIKLSYESERLATPDAKFLGLTATDIDAYKISDNYVIAANDRDIKRAQELLRYPWFQKPEWTREVNLFLRKKKKVEIEALSTHGLKFLHDYLRDKIRGRKFID, encoded by the coding sequence GTGAGTAGCCGGGCTGAGTTTCTAAAGCGTCTGGAGGACTGGGGGGCCGCTCTGACCAACTCTATTCTCAAGCTTCAGGAACCTGTGATGGAGATACCGGCGCGTACGCTTAGCAATACTATTTGGGATGAGAAGGCGAGGATGTTGAGACTTGGCCCCGAGAAGTTGCAGAGAAGATTTCTCGACATGAAAGAGGCGAGGCGGTTTATGCAGACAGTCTTGATGTTGCGTCTCATTGTGGAGGCTATTAGGGAGGACGTGTATCCCACGATACGTGATCTCTACTACAACGGGAAGCACACTATAGTCTTTAAGGATCCCCTGGGTAGGACGCATAGAGAGAATACGTGGGATGAGCAAGCCGAGTCCAATGCGGTGATTGAGGATATTGAAGTGGCTGCAAATGTGTTGCGGGAGGAGATGGGAGTATCGGCTGATGTTAAGGGAAAGATCGTGGGGCCTATTGTGGTGAGGTCTCAAGGTTATGAGCTCGACGCCAGTAAGTTCGGCGAGACTGCTCTCAGCCTGCCAGTTAACGTAGACGCCTTGGAGATAGTGAAGGTGGAGGCTACTTACGTACTTGTGGTAGAGAAAGACGCGATATTCCAGCGTCTTGTGAGAGAGAAGTTCTGGAGCCAGGAAAACGCCATATTAGTTACGGCGAAGGGCATGCCGGATAGAGCGACTAGGCGGTTTATTAGGAGGTTGAATGAGGAGTACAAGCTCCCGGTATATGTGCTCACAGACGGCGATCCCTATGGGTGGTACATATACTCTGTCTATAAAAGTGGGTCAATTAAGCTGAGTTATGAAAGTGAGCGCTTAGCTACGCCGGATGCCAAGTTTCTGGGGTTGACCGCCACGGACATAGACGCTTATAAAATATCTGACAACTACGTCATTGCGGCAAATGATCGCGATATTAAGAGAGCCCAGGAGTTGCTTAGGTATCCCTGGTTCCAGAAGCCTGAGTGGACTCGTGAAGTGAATCTGTTCCTGAGGAAAAAGAAGAAGGTGGAAATAGAGGCGCTTTCGACGCACGGCCTGAAGTTTCTACATGACTACCTCAGGGATAAGATACGCGGCAGGAAGTTTATCGACTAG
- a CDS encoding DNA topoisomerase VI subunit B: protein MYAYEALPVAEWFRRNRELAGFHNPTRALYQTIRELTENSLDATETYGILPTILLRVNVEDEQKGWVSVYAEDNGIGIPGNEIPNVFGRVFYSSKYRIKQHRGVFGLGLKMVVLYAQSTTNKPVLVRSATLKSDKIFEYQIMIDTNSNSPIILDRREYPNKYRWHGTAVKVYLEGNWLASKKRIEDYLRRTAIIAPYAEIIFKGPDLELWLKRRTTKLPPAPKEGLPHPRSVDVDTLKQMIQESRGLTLQEFLMENFDAVGEGTAKAFLEWAGFNPNMKVRALTPEELVRLVEKMKQYEGWRRPRSDWLSPAGAELLEIGAKAILGAEAVFAVTRKPESYGGHPFIVEAAVAWGGQIPPGDRPVLLRYANKIPLLYDEGADVARKVVDEFNWQNYKVKFPAPLAVIIHVCSTKIPYASAGKEAIAEVPEIEKEMRLALRDAAKKLRLYLSRKEKEMEMLNRYITLAKYIDEVAYNLALVTRIDKESIARNLHKLIEKKIGLTVDELVKHTLSMSSAQQEMAEAAPQ, encoded by the coding sequence ATGTACGCTTACGAGGCTTTGCCGGTGGCTGAGTGGTTCCGTAGGAACCGGGAGCTGGCGGGTTTTCACAACCCGACTAGGGCGCTGTACCAGACAATAAGGGAGTTGACGGAGAATTCTCTTGACGCCACGGAGACGTACGGCATACTCCCCACTATACTACTAAGGGTTAACGTAGAGGATGAGCAGAAGGGGTGGGTGTCTGTGTACGCAGAAGACAACGGTATTGGGATACCTGGCAACGAGATCCCAAATGTCTTTGGCCGGGTTTTCTATAGTAGCAAATACCGCATTAAGCAACACAGAGGGGTCTTCGGCCTAGGTCTCAAGATGGTGGTGCTGTACGCCCAGAGCACTACAAACAAGCCGGTTCTAGTGAGATCGGCTACGCTGAAATCCGACAAGATTTTTGAATATCAAATAATGATAGATACCAATAGCAACAGCCCCATTATCCTCGACAGGAGGGAGTATCCGAATAAGTACAGGTGGCACGGCACTGCGGTAAAGGTGTATCTAGAGGGTAACTGGCTAGCCTCCAAAAAGCGTATTGAGGACTATCTAAGGAGAACCGCTATAATTGCCCCCTACGCCGAGATCATCTTCAAAGGGCCTGATTTAGAGCTGTGGCTAAAGAGGAGGACTACCAAACTGCCGCCGGCTCCCAAGGAGGGTCTTCCTCACCCGAGAAGTGTTGACGTCGATACATTAAAGCAGATGATTCAGGAAAGCAGAGGGCTGACGTTGCAGGAATTCCTAATGGAGAACTTCGACGCCGTGGGCGAGGGCACCGCCAAGGCCTTTCTGGAGTGGGCGGGGTTTAACCCAAATATGAAGGTCAGGGCGCTTACACCCGAGGAGTTGGTGAGGCTTGTGGAGAAGATGAAGCAGTACGAGGGGTGGCGGAGACCGCGCTCCGACTGGCTCTCCCCAGCCGGTGCGGAGCTTCTGGAGATAGGCGCCAAGGCCATACTGGGCGCGGAGGCCGTCTTTGCCGTGACGCGGAAGCCGGAGTCCTACGGCGGCCATCCCTTTATCGTTGAGGCTGCGGTGGCGTGGGGCGGGCAGATACCCCCCGGCGACAGGCCGGTGTTGCTCCGCTACGCAAACAAAATCCCGTTGCTCTACGACGAGGGGGCTGACGTCGCGAGGAAGGTGGTTGACGAGTTTAACTGGCAGAATTACAAGGTAAAATTCCCGGCGCCACTCGCAGTCATAATTCATGTCTGTTCCACTAAAATACCTTACGCCTCCGCGGGGAAGGAGGCCATAGCAGAGGTGCCCGAGATAGAGAAGGAGATGCGGCTCGCCTTGAGAGACGCCGCAAAGAAGCTTAGGCTATACCTCTCGAGAAAGGAGAAGGAGATGGAGATGTTAAACCGCTACATTACGCTTGCCAAGTACATAGACGAGGTAGCCTACAACCTTGCTCTTGTCACGCGGATAGATAAGGAGTCGATAGCTAGGAATCTCCATAAGTTGATTGAGAAGAAGATAGGTCTCACCGTCGATGAATTAGTAAAGCACACCCTATCAATGTCGTCGGCACAGCAGGAGATGGCCGAGGCGGCGCCTCAGTAG